A window of the Pedobacter frigiditerrae genome harbors these coding sequences:
- a CDS encoding zinc metallopeptidase, translating into MGTYLILIIPVILLSIFVQWRFRNKFSKYAEMQLNSGFSGKEVAEKMLHDNGIYDVNVLSLDGQLTDHYNPSTRTVNLSTDVYYGRSVAAAAVAAHECGHAVQHAKSYHWLQFRSSMVPIVSISSNLLQWVLLIGVFLIVFKGTPIVLGIGVAGLALVTIFSFITLPVEFDASKRALLWLRNNRGVMYTDEENVQAKDALWWAAMTYVVAALGALANLLYYASMLFGRSRD; encoded by the coding sequence ATGGGAACTTATTTAATTTTAATTATCCCGGTAATTTTGTTGAGTATATTTGTGCAATGGCGATTTAGAAATAAATTCTCAAAATATGCAGAAATGCAACTCAACTCAGGTTTCTCGGGAAAGGAAGTAGCTGAAAAGATGCTACACGACAATGGCATTTACGATGTAAATGTATTGAGTTTAGACGGACAATTAACAGACCACTATAATCCATCAACACGAACTGTAAACCTAAGTACAGACGTGTATTATGGCCGTAGTGTTGCCGCAGCAGCCGTTGCGGCTCATGAATGTGGACATGCAGTACAACATGCAAAATCTTATCATTGGTTGCAATTTCGCTCTAGCATGGTGCCAATTGTAAGTATTTCTTCTAACCTTTTGCAATGGGTGCTTTTAATAGGCGTTTTTTTAATCGTTTTTAAAGGAACACCAATTGTTTTAGGCATCGGTGTTGCTGGATTGGCATTGGTAACTATATTTAGTTTTATAACATTGCCTGTAGAGTTTGATGCCAGTAAAAGAGCATTGTTATGGTTAAGAAATAATCGGGGTGTAATGTATACCGACGAGGAAAATGTACAAGCAAAAGATGCACTTTGGTGGGCGGCCATGACTTATGTGGTTGCAGCTTTAGGTGCATTGGCCAACTTGCTTTATTATGCTTCAATGTTATTTGGAAGAAGCAGAGATTAG
- a CDS encoding FAD-dependent oxidoreductase gives MPNNLSYWEKKNFFSTDVIIIGSGIVGLNAAITIKTANPKISILVLERGFLPSGASTKNAGFACFGSLSELIEQEKLCGPGGLHSLISKRWKGLLKLRNLLGDDNIQFKNYGGYELFKPEQQILAEECVSKLSHFNALIEDIVLQKDVYTQANRKIADFGFNGINVLLENKLEAQIDPGLMMKALIAKSKSLGVDLMSNCKVDDLIAEDDGIALITDQGKFTCKKVLLTNNAFVSELLPNLAVTPGRGQVVVTKPIPNLKIKGTFHYDKGYYYFRNIDDRVLLGGGRNLNFRAEQTTQFGETELVQNALCQLLKDVILPETDFEIEHKWSGIMAFGPQLAPIIEEAKPNIFCAVRCNGMGIAIGSHTGEEAGEIVLKSL, from the coding sequence ATGCCAAACAACCTCTCTTATTGGGAAAAGAAGAATTTCTTTAGCACCGATGTAATTATAATCGGTAGCGGAATTGTTGGCCTAAATGCAGCAATCACAATTAAAACAGCAAATCCGAAAATTAGCATTTTAGTATTAGAAAGGGGCTTTTTGCCATCAGGAGCTAGTACAAAAAACGCAGGTTTTGCTTGTTTTGGCAGTTTATCTGAATTAATAGAACAAGAAAAATTATGTGGCCCAGGTGGATTGCATAGCCTTATTTCTAAAAGGTGGAAAGGTCTGCTAAAGCTTAGAAACTTGCTGGGCGATGACAATATTCAATTCAAAAATTATGGTGGATATGAGCTATTTAAGCCAGAACAGCAGATTTTAGCTGAAGAATGTGTATCAAAATTAAGCCATTTCAATGCATTAATTGAAGATATTGTGCTACAAAAAGATGTTTACACGCAGGCCAATCGTAAGATTGCTGATTTTGGTTTTAACGGAATCAATGTGCTCTTGGAAAATAAATTAGAAGCCCAAATTGACCCAGGTTTGATGATGAAAGCTTTAATAGCCAAGAGCAAATCGCTAGGCGTAGATTTGATGAGTAATTGCAAGGTTGATGATTTGATTGCAGAAGATGATGGAATTGCCTTAATAACAGACCAAGGAAAGTTTACCTGTAAAAAGGTATTGTTAACAAATAATGCTTTTGTAAGTGAGCTTTTGCCAAATCTAGCCGTAACCCCTGGTCGCGGACAAGTTGTAGTAACTAAGCCTATTCCCAATTTAAAAATTAAGGGGACTTTTCATTACGATAAAGGCTATTATTATTTCAGAAACATTGATGATAGAGTGCTGTTGGGCGGAGGAAGAAATTTAAACTTTAGAGCAGAACAGACCACACAATTTGGAGAAACTGAATTGGTACAAAACGCTTTATGTCAATTATTAAAAGACGTTATTTTACCAGAAACTGATTTCGAAATTGAACACAAATGGAGCGGTATCATGGCTTTTGGTCCGCAATTGGCCCCAATTATTGAAGAGGCCAAACCAAATATTTTTTGTGCAGTTCGCTGCAACGGAATGGGCATTGCAATTGGCAGCCATACAGGAGAAGAAGCGGGAGAGATTGTGTTAAAGAGTTTGTAA
- the purU gene encoding formyltetrahydrofolate deformylase has translation MNNLLVLIQCKDSVGLVTNITRVLALHQLNIIAMREFVDEVKQQFFTRIECSGTVENHNNLQQELLNNLPTEADVRLIPQVEKNIALLVTKEFHCLADILVRDNFKTLGAKVKCVIGNHETLRDFAEKFEVPFFYVSHEDKSKAEFENEITSLLSNYQLDYIVLAKFMRILSPDFIAQYSNQIINIHHSFLPAFIGANPYKQAFERGVKIIGATAHFVTNNLDEGPIISQQTIHVNHTFDAKQMAVAGREIEKAVLSKALEQVLEDRVFVSGNKTIVFE, from the coding sequence ATGAATAATCTTTTAGTCCTCATTCAATGTAAAGATAGCGTTGGATTAGTAACCAATATCACTCGGGTTTTAGCACTACATCAATTAAATATCATCGCCATGCGTGAATTTGTGGATGAAGTAAAGCAGCAATTTTTTACCCGAATTGAATGTAGCGGAACTGTGGAAAACCATAATAATTTGCAACAAGAATTACTGAATAATTTGCCAACAGAAGCTGATGTTCGTTTAATTCCACAAGTAGAAAAGAACATTGCATTATTGGTGACTAAAGAATTTCATTGTTTGGCAGATATCCTAGTGAGAGATAATTTTAAAACGCTGGGTGCAAAAGTTAAATGTGTAATTGGAAACCACGAAACGCTAAGAGATTTTGCTGAGAAATTTGAAGTGCCATTTTTTTATGTTTCTCACGAAGATAAAAGTAAGGCTGAATTTGAAAATGAAATCACAAGTCTATTATCAAATTATCAATTAGACTATATTGTGTTGGCGAAGTTTATGCGTATTCTTTCGCCAGATTTCATTGCTCAATATTCGAATCAAATTATCAATATACATCACTCCTTTTTACCTGCGTTTATTGGTGCAAATCCTTATAAACAGGCTTTTGAAAGGGGCGTTAAAATCATTGGAGCAACGGCTCATTTTGTGACCAATAATTTAGATGAAGGACCAATTATTTCTCAACAAACCATACACGTTAACCACACTTTTGACGCCAAACAAATGGCTGTTGCGGGTAGGGAAATTGAAAAAGCTGTATTGAGCAAAGCACTAGAACAAGTATTGGAAGATAGGGTTTTTGTGAGTGGCAATAAGACGATAGTTTTTGAATAA
- a CDS encoding DNA recombination protein RmuC, whose translation MEILVVILLVIVVLLIIAVLLRKPDTNNETINYLKDEKLKLEDELNDLRERFSAERSNLIKAEALVNSHRDKLAEQQKNLEDLQQKFTLEFSLIANKILDEKTAKFTAQNQTNLDSILNPLKANIKSFEEKVDKVYQTEAAERSQLKGVIFQLMDQSKQIQADANNLTKALKGDSKKQGNWGEVILERVLERSGLIKDREYRIQASITSAEGARFQPDVIVDLPDDKHLIVDAKISLVAYERMMSAETDEEKLINLKQHLLSVKSHIDGLAGKNYQNLYQINSPDFVLLFMPIESSFSVTVQADNELFNYAWDRKVVIVSPTTLLATLRTIASIWKVDRQNKNVFEIAEEAGALYDKFVGFLTDMESIGKHINSTQKAHDDAFKKLQYGNGNLIGKVEKIKKLGAKTKFNKQIDSKFLENDED comes from the coding sequence ATGGAAATACTTGTTGTTATACTTTTAGTTATTGTTGTATTGTTAATTATTGCTGTATTGCTAAGAAAACCTGATACAAACAATGAAACTATCAATTATTTAAAGGACGAAAAACTTAAATTAGAAGACGAGTTAAATGATTTACGTGAGCGTTTTTCTGCAGAGCGAAGTAATTTGATTAAAGCCGAAGCTTTGGTTAATTCACATCGTGATAAACTTGCCGAGCAACAAAAGAACCTGGAAGATTTACAACAGAAATTTACCTTAGAATTTTCGCTTATTGCCAATAAAATATTGGATGAAAAGACCGCAAAGTTCACTGCACAAAATCAGACTAATTTAGATTCTATTCTAAACCCATTAAAAGCTAACATCAAATCTTTTGAAGAAAAGGTAGATAAGGTTTACCAAACTGAAGCAGCAGAGCGAAGTCAGTTAAAAGGTGTTATTTTTCAATTGATGGACCAAAGTAAACAAATCCAAGCTGACGCAAATAACTTAACAAAAGCACTTAAAGGCGATAGCAAAAAACAAGGAAATTGGGGCGAAGTTATCTTAGAAAGAGTTTTAGAACGTTCTGGATTAATAAAGGATAGGGAATATCGCATCCAAGCAAGCATTACTAGCGCCGAAGGCGCCCGTTTTCAGCCTGACGTGATAGTTGACCTGCCTGATGATAAACATTTGATTGTAGACGCTAAAATTAGCTTGGTTGCTTACGAGAGAATGATGAGTGCAGAAACTGATGAAGAAAAATTAATCAACCTGAAACAGCATCTCCTTTCTGTAAAATCTCATATTGATGGTTTAGCTGGTAAAAACTATCAGAATTTGTATCAAATCAATTCTCCTGATTTTGTTTTACTATTTATGCCAATAGAATCATCTTTCAGTGTAACTGTTCAAGCAGATAATGAATTATTTAATTATGCCTGGGATAGAAAAGTTGTTATTGTAAGCCCGACGACTTTATTAGCAACTCTACGCACCATTGCCAGCATTTGGAAAGTAGATAGACAAAATAAAAACGTATTTGAAATTGCAGAAGAAGCTGGAGCTTTGTACGATAAATTTGTTGGCTTTTTAACCGATATGGAAAGTATTGGAAAACACATTAATTCTACTCAGAAAGCTCACGATGATGCCTTTAAAAAATTGCAATACGGTAATGGAAATTTAATTGGTAAAGTAGAAAAGATTAAAAAACTAGGAGCAAAGACAAAGTTTAATAAACAGATAGATAGTAAGTTTTTGGAGAATGATGAGGACTAA
- a CDS encoding trypsin-like peptidase domain-containing protein: MKSIILFAFLITITLNSLAQEKVSSKKFDDITLVNGITFFDSKFDQPRFSCGFLLKYAKDTLAITAKHLLNVIKSDHMKAVSLENSIKSWSLYPLTKNNELVITDKLLNENKAELLADKSTYINDLLVFSIKENHSKIKPLEIRTTELIPGEKLYAVGWTRKMESGEQRVYEFEFYKIIGNRILLKDVIVPELFGGLSGAPVVDENGKVVGIVSGATTEPDTKKKYFSPFYLTELKSFIGR, from the coding sequence ATGAAATCAATCATCCTATTTGCCTTTTTAATAACCATTACCTTAAATTCTTTGGCTCAAGAAAAAGTATCATCAAAAAAGTTCGATGATATTACTTTGGTTAATGGTATTACCTTTTTTGATTCAAAGTTTGACCAGCCTAGATTTAGTTGTGGATTTCTCTTAAAGTATGCGAAGGATACATTGGCCATTACCGCAAAACATTTGCTAAATGTTATCAAATCAGATCATATGAAAGCTGTTTCTCTCGAAAATAGTATCAAATCTTGGAGTTTATATCCTTTGACAAAAAATAACGAATTGGTAATTACTGATAAATTATTAAACGAAAATAAGGCTGAATTATTAGCAGATAAATCGACCTATATTAATGATTTATTGGTTTTTTCTATCAAGGAAAATCATTCTAAGATTAAGCCATTAGAAATTAGAACTACTGAACTTATACCTGGAGAAAAGCTATATGCGGTTGGCTGGACGAGAAAAATGGAAAGTGGCGAACAAAGGGTTTACGAATTTGAATTTTATAAAATAATTGGCAATCGTATTTTGCTAAAAGATGTAATTGTTCCAGAGTTATTTGGTGGTTTAAGTGGAGCGCCTGTGGTAGATGAAAATGGGAAGGTAGTTGGAATTGTTTCTGGTGCAACAACAGAGCCTGATACTAAGAAAAAGTATTTTTCTCCTTTTTATCTTACTGAGCTAAAGTCATTTATTGGGAGATAA
- the thiL gene encoding thiamine-phosphate kinase yields the protein MFENKERTAISDLGEFGLIKHLTTNFKIQHETSLKGVGDDAAVLDFKDQVLISTDLLLEGIHFDLAYVPLMHLGYKAVQVNLSDIYAMNGIATQITVSIGISSKFPLEAVEEIYKGIELACNKFNIDLIGGDTSSSKQGLVISVTSIGHAAAEDICYRNGAEEGDLLCVSGDLGGAYVGLQILEREKQIFLENPQLQPDLEGKDYIIERQLKPEGRRDIVDLLAQMKIKPTSMIDVSDGLASEILHICTQSEKGCTLYEEKIPIDPMTYETARELGLDPTVCALNGGEDYELLFTIKQSDYTKLKNDVDISIIGHITDKNSGCNMISKSNVSHEIKAQGWNAFKG from the coding sequence ATGTTTGAAAATAAAGAACGAACAGCGATATCAGATTTAGGTGAATTTGGATTGATAAAACACTTAACAACCAACTTTAAAATACAGCACGAAACCAGTTTAAAAGGAGTTGGTGACGATGCTGCAGTATTAGATTTTAAAGACCAAGTGTTAATATCTACCGATTTATTGTTAGAAGGAATTCACTTTGATTTGGCCTATGTGCCATTAATGCATTTAGGTTATAAAGCTGTTCAAGTTAACTTGAGTGATATTTATGCAATGAATGGAATTGCTACTCAAATTACAGTTTCCATTGGTATTTCGAGCAAGTTTCCTTTAGAAGCTGTTGAAGAAATTTACAAAGGAATTGAGCTAGCTTGTAATAAATTTAACATTGATTTAATTGGTGGAGATACCTCTTCAAGTAAGCAAGGGTTAGTTATTTCTGTAACCAGTATTGGTCACGCAGCGGCGGAAGATATTTGCTATAGAAATGGTGCTGAAGAAGGAGATTTATTATGTGTTTCTGGAGATTTAGGTGGAGCTTATGTGGGTTTACAAATCTTGGAAAGAGAGAAACAAATCTTTTTAGAAAATCCACAATTACAACCAGATTTAGAAGGTAAAGATTACATTATTGAGCGTCAATTGAAACCAGAAGGAAGAAGAGATATTGTTGATTTATTAGCTCAAATGAAGATAAAACCAACATCTATGATTGATGTTTCTGATGGTTTAGCTTCTGAAATTTTACACATCTGTACGCAATCCGAAAAAGGATGTACCTTGTACGAAGAAAAAATTCCTATTGACCCAATGACTTATGAAACAGCTCGTGAATTAGGTTTAGACCCAACGGTTTGTGCATTAAATGGTGGTGAAGATTATGAATTGTTATTTACCATTAAACAAAGTGATTACACAAAGTTGAAAAATGATGTTGATATCAGTATCATAGGTCATATTACTGATAAAAATTCTGGATGTAATATGATTTCAAAATCTAATGTATCACATGAGATTAAGGCACAAGGTTGGAACGCTTTTAAGGGGTAA
- the nadA gene encoding quinolinate synthase NadA has protein sequence MTIDVLEELNKKGFVDEAIDPTLDLFDEIEKLKKEKNAVILAHYYQEPDIQDIADYIGDSLGLSQEAAKTDADIIVFAGVHFMAETAKILSPNKTVLLPDLKAGCSLADSCPPHLFKKFKEKYPDHLVITYVNCTAELKALSDIVCTSTNAVQIVESLPKEQKIIFGPDKNLGAWVAKKTGRDLVLWNGACMVHEIFSREKITKLKERHPNAKFIAHPECEEAVLAMADYIGSTTGLLKYAINNPAEEFIVATESGIIHQMEKACPTKTFIPAPPNNSCACNDCPYMKRNTLEKLYLCLKNGLPEVTVPENIIVEARKPIERMLEISASLGL, from the coding sequence ATGACTATAGATGTTTTAGAAGAATTAAATAAAAAAGGATTTGTTGATGAAGCGATTGATCCTACCCTTGATTTATTTGATGAAATTGAAAAATTAAAGAAAGAGAAAAATGCAGTGATATTAGCTCATTACTACCAAGAGCCTGATATACAAGATATTGCTGATTATATTGGAGATAGTTTGGGACTATCTCAAGAAGCTGCTAAAACAGATGCAGATATAATTGTGTTTGCTGGAGTGCATTTTATGGCAGAAACTGCTAAGATTTTATCTCCGAATAAAACGGTTTTATTACCTGATTTAAAAGCTGGATGTTCCTTGGCTGATAGCTGTCCACCTCACCTGTTTAAAAAGTTTAAGGAAAAATATCCAGACCATTTGGTGATTACCTATGTGAATTGTACAGCTGAACTAAAAGCGTTAAGTGATATTGTTTGTACATCAACAAATGCAGTACAAATTGTGGAAAGCTTGCCAAAAGAGCAAAAGATTATTTTTGGTCCTGATAAAAACTTAGGTGCTTGGGTTGCTAAAAAAACAGGAAGAGATTTAGTGTTGTGGAATGGTGCCTGCATGGTACATGAAATATTTTCGAGAGAGAAAATTACCAAGTTAAAAGAACGCCATCCAAATGCAAAGTTTATTGCACATCCAGAATGTGAAGAAGCTGTTTTGGCAATGGCTGATTATATTGGAAGTACTACTGGATTGTTAAAATATGCAATCAATAATCCAGCAGAAGAATTTATTGTGGCAACAGAAAGTGGAATTATCCACCAGATGGAAAAAGCTTGTCCAACAAAAACATTTATTCCGGCACCACCAAATAATAGTTGTGCTTGTAATGACTGTCCGTATATGAAAAGAAACACATTAGAGAAATTGTATTTGTGTTTAAAAAATGGTTTACCAGAGGTTACAGTACCTGAAAATATTATTGTAGAAGCTCGTAAACCAATAGAAAGAATGTTAGAAATTTCAGCAAGTTTGGGATTGTAA
- the nadB gene encoding L-aspartate oxidase translates to MRKVDFLVIGSGIAGLSFALKAAKHGKVLIVTKSNEDESNTKYAQGGVAVVVDKSDSFEKHIEDTLIAGDGLCDEKIVEIVVKEGPERIQEIIDYGINFDKNTAGVFDLAKEGGHSEHRVLHYKDITGYEIESVLLKQIHENENIEILTHYFCLELITQHHLGEHVDKSSEDINCYGIYAFNTELNDVEKILANVTVMASGGAGHVYSNTTNPVIATGDGMAMVYRAKGKIRNMEFIQFHPTALYNPGEYPSFLISEAVRGFGGVLRRRNGEEFMYEYDERGSLAPRDIVARAVDNEMKKSGDDFVYLDITMRKKADILNHFPNIYAKCLSIGIDMTKDFIPVTPASHYMCGGILVDEYGKSSIQNLYACGEVSSTGLHGANRLASNSLLEATVFAHRIYLSALEIYKNNIIPDEIPEWNEQGVTQSNEDILVTHNLRETQKIMSDYVGIVRSDFRLDRAMRRLFLLYEETEEFYKKNKVSVKLCELRNVIQVAYMVIKSAVARKESRGLHFTTDYPEHAKELVDTII, encoded by the coding sequence ATGAGGAAAGTCGATTTTTTAGTCATAGGTTCTGGTATAGCAGGTTTAAGTTTTGCTTTAAAGGCTGCTAAACACGGAAAAGTGTTAATTGTTACCAAATCTAACGAAGACGAATCTAATACTAAATATGCACAGGGTGGAGTAGCTGTTGTGGTAGATAAATCTGATTCTTTCGAGAAACATATTGAAGATACCTTGATTGCTGGCGATGGATTATGTGATGAAAAAATTGTGGAAATTGTAGTAAAAGAAGGGCCTGAAAGAATACAAGAGATTATAGACTACGGGATTAACTTTGATAAGAACACTGCAGGAGTTTTCGATTTAGCTAAGGAAGGTGGTCATTCTGAACACCGAGTTTTGCATTATAAAGACATTACTGGATACGAGATTGAAAGTGTTTTATTGAAGCAAATTCACGAAAACGAAAACATAGAGATATTAACACATTACTTCTGCTTGGAGTTAATTACCCAACATCACCTTGGTGAACATGTGGATAAGAGCAGTGAAGATATCAACTGTTATGGTATATATGCCTTTAACACAGAGCTTAACGATGTGGAGAAAATCTTGGCAAACGTAACAGTTATGGCAAGTGGTGGCGCTGGTCACGTCTATTCTAACACTACAAATCCTGTTATTGCAACAGGCGATGGAATGGCAATGGTGTATAGAGCAAAAGGAAAAATTAGGAATATGGAGTTTATACAATTCCACCCCACAGCTTTATATAATCCAGGAGAGTACCCTTCTTTTTTAATTTCTGAAGCTGTTAGAGGTTTCGGAGGTGTGTTAAGAAGGAGGAATGGTGAAGAATTTATGTATGAATATGATGAGCGTGGGTCTTTAGCACCTCGTGATATTGTAGCTCGTGCTGTGGATAACGAGATGAAAAAGTCAGGAGATGACTTTGTTTATTTAGATATTACCATGCGAAAGAAAGCAGATATTTTAAATCACTTTCCAAATATATATGCTAAATGTTTGTCTATAGGAATAGACATGACAAAAGACTTTATACCTGTAACACCTGCGTCGCATTACATGTGTGGAGGTATTTTGGTTGATGAATATGGAAAATCTTCTATTCAAAATTTATATGCTTGTGGCGAAGTTTCATCAACGGGTTTACATGGTGCAAATAGATTAGCATCGAATTCTTTATTAGAAGCTACTGTTTTTGCTCATCGTATTTATTTATCTGCTTTAGAAATTTATAAGAATAATATTATACCTGATGAAATTCCTGAATGGAATGAGCAAGGGGTAACTCAATCTAATGAAGATATTTTAGTAACACATAATCTACGTGAAACGCAGAAAATAATGAGCGATTATGTAGGTATTGTTCGTTCTGATTTCAGGTTAGATAGGGCAATGAGAAGATTGTTTTTATTATATGAAGAAACTGAGGAGTTCTACAAAAAAAATAAAGTTTCTGTTAAGTTATGTGAGCTAAGAAATGTAATTCAAGTAGCATATATGGTTATTAAATCGGCCGTTGCCAGAAAAGAAAGTAGGGGATTACACTTTACAACAGATTATCCAGAACACGCAAAGGAATTAGTTGATACCATAATTTAA
- a CDS encoding gamma carbonic anhydrase family protein — MPVILPVKEIHPKWGDNCFIAPNATIVGDVVMGENCSVWFNAVIRGDVNSITIGNDSNIQDGAVIHATYLKASTHIGNRVSVGHNAIVHGCEVKDHVLIGMGAIVMDHALIEEYCIIAAGAVVLENTICEGGYLYAGTPAKKIKPITDEQRALLNKLPDNYIMYSDWFR; from the coding sequence ATGCCAGTAATATTACCAGTTAAAGAAATACACCCTAAATGGGGAGATAATTGTTTCATTGCGCCAAATGCAACTATTGTAGGAGATGTTGTTATGGGAGAGAATTGTTCAGTTTGGTTCAATGCAGTAATTAGGGGAGATGTGAACAGCATCACCATTGGTAATGATAGTAATATACAAGATGGTGCAGTTATACATGCTACCTATTTAAAAGCAAGTACACATATTGGTAATAGGGTATCTGTTGGTCATAACGCCATTGTACATGGTTGTGAGGTTAAAGACCACGTTCTGATTGGTATGGGGGCCATAGTTATGGATCATGCTTTGATAGAAGAATATTGTATCATTGCTGCAGGTGCAGTGGTTTTGGAAAATACAATTTGTGAAGGTGGATATTTATATGCTGGTACACCTGCAAAAAAAATAAAGCCCATTACTGATGAGCAACGGGCTTTGTTAAATAAATTACCTGATAATTATATCATGTATTCAGACTGGTTTAGGTAA
- a CDS encoding Ig-like domain-containing protein has product MPKNKKTAKTTYLHYLILIIGLFYGCASIQTPQGGPKDTTPPKVLKMEPKNMMTNFNAKKIVIDFDEYIKLNNEFKEFSISPEQEKAPILKGSNTKKLEITLQDSLEKNTTYTLNFGKAITDINESNELKNFTYVFSTGPTLDSLSISGRIKNSLTGEPELDAVVFILPVERDSLFGKKKPSIYTTTDSSGLYKMNNLKKGTYKIYALKEKSGDKIYQQVNDEVGFLKDPIVLDKNLDSINISVFKELANTFRIIDRRLNTDGSINMNFNQNLIKPEISVIEPANIDAGKKVQFNKGNDSVKVWLNDLSFDSVKFAIKDQGKVLETIKFTRGKRDTYTRNITVSDNTDNSVLNPNKSLKIEFNLPIDKIDLTKVTLLEDSIPRKGFTIEKDSSDVLSYNVKYPWKKNEPYILKFEAGSITGIFNSKNKEINKNFRLGSTDEYATLTLNVVVPDTSKNYILQLVNEKKEIVIASRRILKSSSIILANYKPASYYVRIVYDDNKNGVWDTGNVSKGIQPEKIWYASKEFSIRPNFDVREKIEIPK; this is encoded by the coding sequence ATGCCGAAAAACAAGAAGACAGCAAAGACTACGTATTTACATTATCTAATTTTAATAATTGGACTCTTTTATGGCTGTGCAAGCATCCAAACTCCTCAGGGTGGACCAAAAGATACCACTCCTCCTAAGGTTTTAAAAATGGAACCAAAAAATATGATGACAAATTTTAACGCAAAAAAAATTGTCATCGATTTTGATGAGTACATCAAATTAAATAATGAGTTCAAAGAATTTTCTATTTCGCCTGAGCAAGAAAAAGCGCCAATCTTAAAAGGGAGTAATACTAAAAAATTAGAAATTACACTTCAAGATTCTTTGGAGAAAAACACAACTTATACTTTAAATTTTGGAAAGGCAATAACAGACATTAATGAATCTAATGAACTTAAAAATTTCACTTATGTTTTTTCCACTGGTCCTACTTTAGATTCACTAAGTATAAGTGGAAGAATTAAAAATTCTTTAACTGGCGAACCAGAACTTGATGCTGTTGTTTTTATTCTTCCGGTAGAAAGAGATTCTTTGTTTGGTAAAAAGAAACCATCCATTTATACGACAACAGATAGCAGTGGTTTATATAAAATGAACAACCTTAAAAAAGGTACTTATAAAATTTATGCCCTTAAAGAAAAAAGTGGAGATAAAATTTATCAACAAGTAAATGATGAAGTGGGTTTTCTCAAGGACCCTATTGTGTTAGATAAAAATTTAGATAGCATCAACATCAGTGTGTTTAAAGAGTTAGCTAACACGTTTAGAATTATAGACAGAAGATTAAATACTGATGGTAGTATTAACATGAACTTTAATCAGAATTTAATTAAACCAGAGATTTCTGTAATTGAACCAGCAAATATAGATGCGGGCAAAAAAGTTCAATTTAATAAAGGCAACGATTCAGTTAAAGTTTGGTTAAATGATTTAAGTTTTGATTCTGTTAAATTTGCCATAAAAGACCAAGGAAAGGTTTTAGAAACCATTAAATTTACCAGGGGAAAAAGAGATACTTACACAAGAAATATTACCGTTTCAGACAACACTGATAATAGCGTACTCAATCCGAACAAGAGCTTAAAGATTGAATTTAACTTACCCATAGATAAAATTGATTTGACGAAGGTAACCTTATTGGAAGATTCTATTCCGAGGAAAGGATTTACGATAGAAAAAGATAGTTCCGATGTATTAAGTTACAATGTTAAATATCCATGGAAAAAAAATGAACCTTATATTTTGAAATTTGAAGCTGGCTCTATAACCGGTATTTTTAATTCGAAAAATAAAGAAATTAATAAGAACTTCAGATTAGGCAGCACTGATGAATATGCCACTTTAACCCTAAATGTTGTTGTACCTGATACCAGTAAAAACTACATTTTACAACTAGTGAATGAAAAAAAGGAAATTGTTATAGCAAGTAGGAGAATTTTAAAAAGTTCATCGATAATTCTGGCCAACTACAAACCTGCAAGTTACTATGTTAGAATAGTTTATGATGATAACAAAAATGGTGTTTGGGATACTGGAAATGTAAGCAAGGGTATCCAACCAGAAAAGATTTGGTACGCTTCTAAAGAGTTTTCAATAAGACCAAATTTTGATGTAAGGGAAAAGATAGAAATACCTAAGTAG